The genomic stretch AGCGACAGGCGTTCCAGAGCTTGTTGCAGAAGTTGCGGCCCGTCTCGATGCGGTCCTCCTGGAAACGGATGTCCTGCCCTTGCGGCGCCATCGACATGATGCCGAATCGCAGGCCGTCCGCGCCGAAGCGCTCGATCAGGTCGAGCGGGTCGGGGGAGTTGCCGAGCGACTTCGACATCTTGCGTCCCTGTGCATCGCGGATGATGCCGGTGAAATAGACGTGCTTGAACGGGATGCGCTGCTCCAGCGGCGCGCCCGGACGCATGAACTCGAGGCCGGCCATGATCATGCGCGCGACCCAGAAGAAGATGATGTCCGGCCCGGTCACGAGCGTCGTGGTCGGATAGAAGTAGTCGAGTCCCTGCTCCTTCGCCGTGGCCTCGTCGGGCCAACCCATCGTCGCGAACGGCCAGAGCCACGACGATGCCCACGTGTCCAACACGTCCTCCTCTTGCTCCCAATTCTCCGGATCGGCCGGACCTTCGAGCGAGACGTGGATCTTCGTCGCGTCGAGCAGATCGGCCTCGGTCAGGCTCTCGCGATCGACGCCCTTGCGGTACCAGACCGGGATGCGGTGGCCCCACCAGAGCTGGCGGCTGATGCACCAGTCCTGGATGTTCTCCAGCCAGTTGAGATAGACCTTCGACCAACGTTCCGGGTGAAACCGGATGTGTCCGTCGCGCACCGCCGCCTTGGCCTCCTCCACGCGCGGGTAGCGCAGCCACCACTGTTGCGTGAGGCGAGGCTCGATCGGCACGTCGGCGCGCTCGGAGAAGCCGACGTTGTTTTCGTAAACCTCCTCGTCGACCAGCGCGCCGGACTCGCGCAGCAGCTCCGCCGCGCGTTTACGGCCGGCGAAACGTTCGAGTCCCTCCAGACCCGGACCAGCGTGGGCGTTGAGCACACCGTTGGGCTCGAGCACGTCGATGATCTCGAGCTTGTGCCGCTGGCCGATCTCGAAGTCGGTGCGGTCGTGCGCCGGAGTGACCTTGAGCGCGCCGGCTCCAAAGGTCGGATCCACGGCCGCGTCGGCGATGATCGGGATCGGCGCGCGCATCAGCGGACGCCACACACAGCGACCGATCAGGTCGCGGTAACGCTCGTCCGACGGATGGACCGCGATCGCGACGTCGCCGGGGATCGTCTCCGGGCGCGTGGTCGCGACCTGGATGTGTTCACCGGGGCGATCGACCAGCTCGTAACGCACGCGGTAGAGCGCGCCGCGTTGCGGCTTCATGATCACCTCTTCGTCGGAAAGCGCGGTCAGGCTCACCGGGCACCAGTTGACCATCCGTTTGCCGCGGTAGATGTGCCCGCGTTTGAACAACTCCACGAACGCGTGCAGCACCGCGCGGCTGTAGTGCTCGTCCATCGTGAACGTGTTGCGTTCCCAATCGCACGAAGCTCCGAGTCGCTCGAGCTGCTTGATGATGATGCCGCCGTGTTTGACGCGCCATTCCTTCACGCGCTCGAGAAACGCCTCGCGACCCAGATCGCGGCGGTGCTTACCCTCCTTGCGCAACATCCGCTCGACGACGGTCTGCGTGGCGATGCCGGCGTGGTCGGTGCCGGGCAGCCAGAGCGCCGAGTGCCCTTCCTGGCGCGCGCGACGCACGAGGATGTCTTGGATCGTGTTGTTCAACACGTGCCCCATCGTGAGCACGCCCGTGACGTTCGGCGGCGGAATGACGATCGAGTACGCGGGTCGAGTCGGATCGACTTCACCGGCGAAACACGCCGCATCGACCCACGTGGAGTACCATTTCGACTCGACCGCCCCGGGGTCGTAACTGTTGGAGATCTCGGTTGCCATGCGTCCGCCGTGCTGAGGGATTGTTCAGCCGAAAACGGGCAGGCTGGAAACCGCCCGTTGCTCTGACAAGCGC from Opitutales bacterium ASA1 encodes the following:
- a CDS encoding valine--tRNA ligase, which encodes MATEISNSYDPGAVESKWYSTWVDAACFAGEVDPTRPAYSIVIPPPNVTGVLTMGHVLNNTIQDILVRRARQEGHSALWLPGTDHAGIATQTVVERMLRKEGKHRRDLGREAFLERVKEWRVKHGGIIIKQLERLGASCDWERNTFTMDEHYSRAVLHAFVELFKRGHIYRGKRMVNWCPVSLTALSDEEVIMKPQRGALYRVRYELVDRPGEHIQVATTRPETIPGDVAIAVHPSDERYRDLIGRCVWRPLMRAPIPIIADAAVDPTFGAGALKVTPAHDRTDFEIGQRHKLEIIDVLEPNGVLNAHAGPGLEGLERFAGRKRAAELLRESGALVDEEVYENNVGFSERADVPIEPRLTQQWWLRYPRVEEAKAAVRDGHIRFHPERWSKVYLNWLENIQDWCISRQLWWGHRIPVWYRKGVDRESLTEADLLDATKIHVSLEGPADPENWEQEEDVLDTWASSWLWPFATMGWPDEATAKEQGLDYFYPTTTLVTGPDIIFFWVARMIMAGLEFMRPGAPLEQRIPFKHVYFTGIIRDAQGRKMSKSLGNSPDPLDLIERFGADGLRFGIMSMAPQGQDIRFQEDRIETGRNFCNKLWNACRFRQMSGPMADNASLEAILARIDPAALDVADHAILERLLATEAELATCFREFEFSRAVQTLYAFFWTDFCDWYVEVSKARIQDPAQRDACLAVQDLVIRQTLLALHPFTPFITQELWSLLGYGEAEGARFIQDCAVGCAAAFATRGVAIDATAVAETAHLKSLVGSARALKAEYNLASKRDVKFFVVAANDAWPTLQRNIAMLTKLVGASAFERREAVDGAPAAITPLGTIYLDLSSSLDVAAERERLGKELEKIEKAIAGTQARLANESFVSKAPPAVIEGAKKQLADNEAKRDEMRRLLAALGA